A region of Pseudomonas sp. Marseille-Q3773 DNA encodes the following proteins:
- a CDS encoding Ig-like domain-containing protein, with amino-acid sequence MNTWSRRALLAAGLSLGVTGTAFAVLSDVDPGPYTFATGGYPMWYKDSLDQSLELCQSRSTSTRAPGAAGAPAYMCTLLPEPGVYDDTLPLIFPDNWPPEMFWFLAETSIPAVGNSGYELEVYVAGLEAAFAAGNPVDGDQQSFARIRIRASVPRTGTYTITHPYGVETVNVTTAGRRAINITRDIGIGAPGNFRGALAGAIGPWLKGVGGPYIEVNPDTGASETYVGDPNITEAVTGSPFNTNFVRIEGPAGTLQTSLFAVSGKVLDPRAQTPVSLQRATYSRSASGTRTEVFANAPKEASLCMRNGLALVGNPPSPCQFALTADNNGLFFHQQPGPDAPPPVVVVTASNSTAGTRPTALSSKLSDVVKVSTARYEWASKRLLIEASSSDEVAIPDLIAQGYGRLSRSGTLQSLTINDVPQPPVSITVKSAHGGSDIEPVVVIGNAPVEAANQPPLAQADSGSTSVGIPITLNLLQNDSDPDGNVPLTISDLTQPGAGLGSVVMNGTTAVTYTPPAGATQPLVASFSYRAVDAKGLKSLPATVTVNVAPNRAPTTNPETVATLGVPLTINVLANDTDPEGNLPLAVAAVTQPAAGRGSVSSNGSTVTYTPPATVTTAFTTTFSYQARDSLGALSNSAIVTVSVSPRPVVETFTVTEATVTARSNNRYNWDLSGTSSVTTGNTVTVRATTTSGVQTLGTATVALGGRWRLAVRNSTTLIPTVTPTATITTSQGTTRTVNVVVR; translated from the coding sequence ATGAATACCTGGTCGCGCCGTGCACTGCTGGCCGCCGGTCTCTCTCTTGGCGTTACCGGCACTGCCTTTGCCGTGCTGTCCGACGTCGACCCGGGGCCTTACACCTTCGCCACCGGTGGCTACCCGATGTGGTACAAGGACAGCCTTGACCAGTCACTGGAGCTGTGCCAGTCACGTTCGACCAGCACGCGTGCTCCAGGCGCGGCAGGCGCACCGGCGTATATGTGCACCCTGTTGCCCGAACCCGGCGTCTATGACGATACCTTGCCGCTGATATTCCCGGATAACTGGCCGCCGGAGATGTTCTGGTTCCTTGCGGAAACTTCGATCCCCGCAGTGGGCAACAGTGGCTATGAGCTGGAAGTCTACGTCGCCGGGCTAGAGGCGGCTTTCGCAGCGGGAAACCCGGTGGACGGCGATCAGCAGAGCTTCGCTCGCATCCGTATCCGGGCTTCCGTGCCACGCACTGGCACCTACACCATCACCCACCCTTACGGCGTGGAGACGGTCAACGTCACTACCGCCGGCCGGCGGGCGATCAACATCACCCGTGACATAGGCATTGGTGCGCCGGGCAACTTCCGGGGCGCACTGGCTGGGGCAATCGGCCCTTGGCTGAAAGGTGTCGGCGGGCCCTATATCGAGGTCAATCCCGATACAGGCGCCAGCGAAACCTATGTTGGCGACCCCAACATCACCGAAGCGGTGACCGGCAGCCCGTTCAATACCAACTTCGTACGCATCGAAGGCCCAGCTGGCACCCTTCAGACCAGCCTTTTCGCTGTCTCTGGCAAGGTACTGGACCCACGCGCCCAGACCCCGGTGTCCCTGCAGCGTGCCACCTATTCGCGCAGTGCGAGCGGCACTCGCACCGAAGTGTTCGCCAACGCCCCCAAGGAAGCCAGCCTGTGCATGCGCAACGGCCTGGCCCTGGTCGGCAACCCACCTTCGCCGTGCCAGTTCGCCCTCACCGCCGACAACAACGGGCTGTTCTTCCACCAGCAGCCTGGCCCTGACGCGCCGCCGCCGGTGGTGGTGGTGACCGCCAGCAACAGCACCGCCGGTACCCGGCCGACAGCGCTGTCGAGCAAGCTCAGCGACGTGGTCAAGGTCAGCACCGCACGCTACGAATGGGCCAGCAAACGCCTGCTGATCGAGGCCAGCTCCAGCGATGAAGTGGCCATTCCCGACCTCATCGCCCAAGGCTATGGCCGGCTGTCCAGGTCGGGCACGCTACAAAGCCTGACCATCAACGACGTACCGCAGCCACCGGTCAGCATCACTGTCAAGTCGGCACACGGCGGCAGCGATATCGAGCCGGTGGTGGTGATAGGCAACGCTCCGGTCGAGGCGGCCAACCAGCCGCCGTTGGCACAGGCCGATAGCGGCAGCACCAGTGTCGGCATTCCGATTACCCTGAACCTGCTGCAGAACGACAGTGACCCGGACGGCAACGTACCGCTGACCATCAGCGACCTGACCCAACCCGGTGCGGGGCTGGGCAGCGTAGTGATGAACGGTACCACTGCGGTCACCTATACCCCACCCGCCGGAGCCACCCAGCCGCTGGTAGCCAGCTTCAGCTACCGCGCGGTAGACGCCAAAGGCCTGAAGTCGCTGCCGGCCACGGTCACCGTCAACGTTGCACCCAACCGGGCACCGACGACCAACCCGGAAACAGTCGCCACACTCGGCGTGCCATTGACCATCAACGTGCTGGCCAACGACACCGACCCGGAAGGCAACCTGCCCTTGGCCGTTGCCGCTGTGACCCAGCCAGCCGCCGGCCGAGGCAGCGTCAGCAGCAACGGCAGCACGGTGACCTATACCCCGCCAGCCACGGTGACCACGGCCTTCACCACGACTTTCAGCTACCAGGCACGAGACTCGCTGGGAGCGCTTTCCAATTCCGCCATCGTCACCGTCAGCGTGTCGCCACGGCCCGTCGTCGAAACCTTCACGGTCACTGAAGCCACCGTCACGGCACGCTCGAACAACCGCTACAACTGGGACCTCAGCGGCACTTCGTCGGTAACCACCGGCAATACCGTCACCGTGCGGGCGACCACCACCAGCGGGGTGCAGACCCTGGGCACCGCCACAGTGGCGTTGGGCGGGCGCTGGCGCCTGGCGGTGCGCAACAGCACCACGCTCATCCCGACTGTGACACCGACGGCGACGATCACCACCAGCCAAGGCACCACGCGCACGGTCAACGTCGTTGTGCGTTAA
- a CDS encoding LacI family DNA-binding transcriptional regulator, producing MTDAPAHARERVTISEVARVAGVSKATVSRYIGGDRQLLAEATAKRLEQVIERLGYRPNQMARGLKRGQTRLIGMLVADILNPYSVAVMHGVETACRQHGYSLVVCNTNRDDEQERHHLMALQSYNVEGLIVNTLGHHPGELLNLQRDMPLVLVDRQLPELHVDLVGLDNADAVEQALDHLQAQGYRDILAVTEPLDGTSSRLERVEAFGASIGRRPGMRQQVAEITPGLDGQLASFLAGNGHGPQAIFTFNGIATLAVTRALHEAGRNLFAEVGLIALDDLDWYPLVGSGITALAQPTERIGVAAFERLLGRLRGDSGAARRIDFKANLIIRGSTQPQ from the coding sequence ATGACCGACGCGCCTGCCCATGCCCGCGAACGGGTCACCATCAGCGAAGTAGCGCGTGTCGCTGGCGTTTCAAAGGCCACCGTCTCGCGGTATATCGGTGGCGATCGCCAATTGCTCGCCGAAGCCACTGCCAAACGCCTGGAGCAGGTCATCGAGCGCCTCGGTTACCGCCCCAACCAGATGGCCCGGGGACTGAAGCGCGGCCAGACGCGGCTGATCGGCATGCTGGTAGCCGACATTCTGAACCCCTATTCGGTAGCCGTGATGCATGGCGTGGAAACCGCCTGCCGTCAGCACGGCTACAGCCTTGTGGTGTGCAACACCAACCGCGACGACGAGCAGGAGCGTCATCACCTGATGGCCCTGCAGTCGTACAACGTCGAAGGGCTGATCGTGAACACCCTCGGCCACCATCCCGGGGAACTGCTCAACCTGCAGCGCGATATGCCTTTGGTACTGGTCGATCGACAATTGCCCGAGCTGCATGTCGACCTGGTAGGCCTGGACAATGCCGACGCGGTCGAACAGGCCCTCGACCACCTGCAGGCGCAAGGCTATCGCGATATCCTCGCGGTCACCGAGCCCCTGGATGGCACCAGCTCACGGCTGGAGCGGGTCGAGGCGTTCGGCGCTTCGATCGGCCGTCGGCCTGGCATGCGCCAGCAAGTGGCGGAAATCACCCCCGGCCTGGACGGCCAGCTGGCCTCGTTCCTCGCGGGCAACGGCCATGGTCCGCAGGCCATCTTCACCTTCAACGGCATTGCTACCCTGGCCGTGACCCGGGCGCTGCACGAAGCCGGGCGCAACCTGTTCGCGGAAGTCGGGTTGATCGCCCTCGACGACCTCGACTGGTACCCCCTGGTCGGCAGCGGCATCACCGCGCTGGCCCAGCCCACCGAACGTATCGGCGTGGCGGCATTCGAGCGCCTGCTCGGTCGATTGCGCGGCGACAGCGGCGCCGCCAGGCGCATCGACTTCAAGGCCAACCTGATCATCCGAGGTTCAACCCAGCCACAGTAA
- a CDS encoding AP endonuclease: protein MYANPVSISLSSYGAELVRQHGQAHFLDLLAAAGVTRVELREELFSCAPDTAALSAAMSALRLECLYSTPLELWTEQGLPDPQLTPKLATAHALGAVALKVSLGYYRDGCDMAALARLLPGPGPLLLVENDQTVQGGRMQPLLRFLQRAEDLGLSLGMTFDIGNWQWQGEPARQAARQLGRWVRYVHCKAVQRLGDGRLAAVAPNAADLQEWAALMAEFTPGVVRAVEYPLVSDDLLALTRAQVRALAALGRRAASREVPSHA, encoded by the coding sequence ATGTATGCGAACCCCGTTTCCATCAGCCTCTCCAGCTATGGCGCCGAGCTGGTCAGGCAGCACGGCCAAGCGCATTTCCTCGACCTGCTGGCTGCCGCCGGCGTTACCCGCGTGGAGCTGCGCGAAGAGTTGTTCAGCTGTGCGCCAGACACTGCAGCACTGTCTGCAGCCATGTCTGCGTTGCGCCTGGAGTGCCTGTATTCCACCCCTCTTGAGCTGTGGACCGAGCAGGGCCTGCCTGACCCGCAGCTCACGCCGAAGCTGGCAACCGCCCATGCTCTCGGCGCCGTGGCGCTGAAGGTTTCCCTGGGGTACTACCGGGACGGCTGCGATATGGCGGCCCTGGCGCGGTTGTTGCCCGGGCCCGGGCCGCTGCTGCTGGTAGAGAACGACCAGACGGTGCAGGGTGGCAGAATGCAGCCGCTGCTGAGGTTTCTGCAGCGCGCCGAAGACTTGGGGCTGAGCCTGGGCATGACGTTCGACATCGGTAACTGGCAGTGGCAGGGCGAGCCTGCCCGACAGGCTGCACGCCAGCTGGGCCGCTGGGTGCGTTACGTCCATTGCAAGGCCGTGCAGCGCCTGGGCGATGGCCGCCTGGCTGCCGTAGCACCCAATGCCGCAGACCTGCAGGAATGGGCTGCACTCATGGCCGAGTTCACGCCTGGCGTGGTGCGCGCCGTCGAATACCCTTTGGTCAGCGACGACCTGCTGGCGCTGACGCGCGCCCAAGTGCGCGCGCTGGCGGCGCTGGGGCGCCGTGCGGCATCGCGCGAGGTGCCGAGCCATGCGTGA
- a CDS encoding sugar kinase, translated as MREHDVLCFGETMAMFVAEQAGDLANVSQFGKRIAGADSNVAIGLARLGFKVRWLSRVGDDSLGRFVLDSLRREGLDCSGVEVDPGYPTGFQLKGRCDDGSDPAVEYFRRGSAASRLSPALLRPGCLQARHLHATGIPLALSEGCRALSHALVDGMRAAGRSISFDPNLRPSLWPDQGSMVREINALAAKADWVLPGLGEGRLLTGQHTPADIAAFYLDLGVARVVIKLGEAGAYFRSAEGEGLVAPVPVSRVVDTVGAGDAFAVGVLSALLEGRPLADAVARGNWCGSRAVQSRGDMEGLPLRHELEVHELRKSA; from the coding sequence ATGCGTGAACATGACGTGCTGTGTTTCGGCGAGACCATGGCCATGTTCGTCGCCGAACAGGCCGGCGACCTGGCCAATGTCAGCCAGTTTGGCAAGCGCATCGCAGGTGCGGACAGCAATGTGGCCATCGGCCTGGCGCGGCTCGGCTTCAAGGTCCGCTGGCTGAGCAGGGTGGGCGACGATTCGCTTGGCCGTTTCGTGCTGGACAGCCTGCGCCGTGAAGGCCTGGATTGCTCGGGCGTGGAAGTCGATCCCGGTTATCCCACCGGTTTCCAGCTCAAGGGCCGCTGCGACGATGGCAGCGATCCGGCGGTGGAGTACTTCCGTCGTGGCTCGGCGGCCAGCCGACTGTCGCCAGCGCTGCTCCGCCCGGGCTGCCTGCAAGCTCGCCACCTGCACGCCACCGGCATCCCGCTGGCCTTGTCGGAAGGCTGTCGGGCGCTGTCCCATGCACTGGTTGATGGCATGCGTGCCGCCGGGCGCAGCATTTCCTTCGACCCCAACCTGCGTCCCTCGCTGTGGCCTGACCAGGGCAGCATGGTGCGCGAGATCAATGCGCTGGCGGCCAAGGCTGATTGGGTGTTGCCAGGCCTAGGGGAGGGCCGCTTGCTCACCGGCCAGCACACCCCGGCAGACATCGCGGCCTTCTACCTCGACCTGGGGGTGGCCCGGGTGGTGATAAAGCTGGGCGAGGCGGGAGCCTACTTCCGTAGCGCCGAAGGCGAAGGCCTGGTCGCGCCAGTGCCGGTCAGCCGGGTCGTGGACACCGTCGGCGCCGGCGATGCCTTCGCCGTCGGCGTGCTCAGCGCGCTGCTGGAAGGCCGGCCCTTGGCCGACGCAGTGGCACGCGGCAACTGGTGCGGCAGCCGTGCCGTGCAGTCGCGGGGCGACATGGAGGGGTTGCCGCTGCGCCATGAACTGGAGGTTCACGAACTGCGCAAAAGCGCCTGA
- a CDS encoding MFS transporter produces MHKQSLAPRRWWYLIPIVFVTYSLAYLDRANYGFAAASGMAEDLQITPVLSSLLGALFFLGYFFFQVPGAIYAEKRSVKKLIFVCLILWGGLATLTGMVSNVYMLVGIRFLLGVVEAAVMPAMLVYLCHWFTRAERSRANTFLMLGNPVTILWMSVVSGYLIKHYDWRWMFIIEGLPAVVWALFWWRLVDDRPAQVKWLSAQEKDALQQALAAEQQGIKPVKNYREAFRSPQVIILALQYFCWSIGVYGFVLWLPSILKQAAQVDIVEAGWLASVPYLAAVLAMVGVSWASDRLQKRKRFVWPPLLIAAVAFYGSYALGSQHFWLSYTLLVVAGACMYAPYGPFFAIVPEILPANVAGGAMALINSMGALGSFGGSWLVGYLNGATGGPGASYLFMCGALLAAVALTAALNTSRTSGRAKRGGSRLAMSQ; encoded by the coding sequence ATGCACAAGCAAAGCCTGGCACCTCGCCGCTGGTGGTACCTCATCCCGATCGTCTTCGTAACCTATAGCCTGGCCTACCTGGACCGCGCCAACTACGGCTTCGCTGCCGCTTCCGGCATGGCCGAAGACCTGCAGATCACGCCCGTACTGTCCTCATTGCTGGGGGCACTGTTCTTCCTCGGCTACTTCTTCTTCCAGGTACCTGGCGCCATCTATGCCGAAAAGCGCAGCGTCAAGAAGCTGATCTTCGTCTGCCTGATCCTCTGGGGCGGCCTGGCCACGCTTACCGGCATGGTCAGCAACGTCTACATGCTGGTCGGTATCCGCTTCCTGCTCGGGGTGGTGGAGGCGGCGGTAATGCCGGCGATGCTGGTGTACCTGTGCCACTGGTTCACTCGCGCCGAGCGTTCGCGTGCCAATACCTTCCTGATGCTTGGCAACCCGGTGACCATCCTGTGGATGTCGGTGGTATCGGGATATCTGATCAAGCATTACGACTGGCGCTGGATGTTCATCATCGAAGGCTTGCCGGCGGTGGTCTGGGCGTTGTTCTGGTGGCGCCTGGTGGACGACCGCCCGGCGCAAGTGAAGTGGCTGAGCGCGCAGGAGAAAGACGCCTTGCAGCAGGCGCTGGCCGCCGAGCAGCAAGGCATCAAGCCGGTGAAGAACTACCGCGAGGCGTTCCGCTCGCCACAGGTGATCATCCTTGCGTTGCAGTACTTCTGCTGGAGCATCGGCGTGTACGGCTTCGTGCTGTGGCTGCCGTCGATCCTCAAACAGGCGGCGCAGGTGGACATCGTGGAGGCCGGTTGGTTGGCGTCGGTACCTTACCTGGCGGCGGTACTGGCGATGGTTGGCGTGTCGTGGGCATCCGACCGCCTGCAGAAGCGCAAGCGCTTCGTCTGGCCGCCGTTGCTGATCGCCGCTGTCGCCTTCTATGGCTCGTACGCCCTGGGCAGCCAGCATTTCTGGCTGTCGTACACGCTGCTGGTGGTCGCCGGTGCCTGCATGTACGCCCCTTATGGGCCGTTCTTCGCGATCGTGCCCGAGATCCTGCCAGCCAATGTCGCCGGCGGCGCCATGGCGCTGATCAACAGCATGGGGGCGCTGGGGTCGTTCGGCGGTTCGTGGCTGGTCGGCTACCTCAATGGCGCCACCGGTGGGCCCGGTGCCTCTTACCTGTTCATGTGTGGCGCGCTGCTCGCCGCAGTGGCGCTTACCGCCGCACTCAATACGTCGCGGACCTCAGGCCGAGCCAAGCGCGGCGGTTCACGTCTGGCCATGAGCCAATAG
- a CDS encoding D-glycerate dehydrogenase, translated as MKKRIVLYKRLSDQLMARLQAHVEVTWVDINQPDGLARLRDALPGAHGLLGASLRVDASLLDLAPQLEVVASVSVGVDNYDIAELSRRRVMLTNTPDVLTETTADTGFALILATARRVVELANWVRDGRWQASLGPAHFGSDVHGKTLGIVGMGRIGEALARRAAAGFGMRVLYHSRRARPEAEARHGARQCSLDELLQQADFVCLTVPLSAGTEGLIGVRELALMRPEAILVNISRGRVVDEAALVEALRERRIRGAGLDVFVQEPLPLDSPLLQLDNVVATPHIGSATEETRQAMARCAVDNLLSALAGERPANLVNELGRA; from the coding sequence ATGAAAAAGCGGATCGTCCTGTATAAACGCCTGTCCGACCAGTTGATGGCGCGCCTGCAAGCACACGTCGAGGTGACCTGGGTGGATATCAACCAGCCCGACGGCCTGGCGCGCCTGCGCGACGCCTTGCCGGGGGCGCACGGGCTGCTGGGGGCCAGCCTGCGGGTGGACGCCAGCCTGCTCGACCTGGCGCCACAACTGGAGGTGGTAGCCAGCGTTTCGGTTGGCGTCGACAACTACGACATCGCCGAGCTCAGCCGGCGCCGGGTGATGCTGACCAACACGCCCGACGTGCTGACCGAAACGACCGCCGACACCGGCTTTGCCTTGATCCTGGCCACCGCGAGGCGAGTTGTGGAACTGGCCAACTGGGTCCGCGACGGCCGTTGGCAGGCCAGCCTCGGCCCGGCACATTTCGGTAGCGATGTGCATGGCAAGACGCTGGGAATAGTCGGCATGGGCCGTATCGGCGAGGCCTTGGCCAGGCGCGCCGCAGCCGGCTTCGGCATGCGTGTGCTGTATCACAGCCGGCGTGCCAGGCCTGAAGCGGAGGCGCGTCATGGTGCACGGCAGTGCAGCCTGGATGAGCTGTTGCAGCAGGCGGATTTCGTTTGCCTGACCGTGCCGCTGAGTGCCGGCACCGAAGGCCTGATCGGCGTGCGGGAGCTGGCCTTGATGAGGCCTGAGGCGATTCTGGTGAACATTTCGCGCGGGCGAGTGGTGGACGAGGCCGCACTGGTCGAAGCGCTGCGTGAGCGGCGCATACGCGGCGCCGGGCTGGACGTATTCGTACAGGAACCGTTACCGCTGGACTCGCCACTGCTGCAGCTCGACAACGTGGTGGCGACCCCGCATATCGGCTCGGCGACCGAAGAAACCCGCCAGGCCATGGCACGTTGCGCAGTGGACAACCTGCTCAGCGCGCTGGCGGGTGAGCGGCCGGCGAATCTGGTCAATGAGCTAGGCAGGGCTTGA
- a CDS encoding endonuclease, translated as MKSLLYAATLLFSFTLPASASPPATFTEAKVVAKQKVYLDQASSAMGDLYCGCKWTWVGKSGGRIDAASCGYQTRKQQNRAERTEWEHIVPAYTFGSQRQCWKNGGREHCVDDDPVFRAMEADLFNLYPAVGEVNGDRSNFNYAMVNGNAGQYGQCSTKVDFVQRAAEPRDEVKGLVARTTFYMYDRYKLNMSRQQQQVLMAWDRQYPVSAWEKERDRRIAAIMGHANPFVTGERKWTADYKPQGSGVVQAVTAKPAKAEAKPSLAGGGSVGLVLGNRNSHVYHLASGCPGYAQVTPKNQVTFATEGEAQAAGYRKAGNCR; from the coding sequence ATGAAATCACTGCTTTACGCCGCAACCTTACTGTTTTCCTTCACCCTCCCAGCCAGTGCTAGCCCCCCGGCGACCTTCACCGAGGCGAAGGTGGTGGCCAAGCAGAAGGTGTACCTGGACCAGGCCAGCAGCGCCATGGGCGACCTGTACTGCGGTTGCAAATGGACCTGGGTAGGCAAGTCCGGCGGGCGTATCGATGCCGCCTCGTGCGGCTACCAGACGCGCAAGCAGCAAAACCGCGCCGAGCGCACCGAGTGGGAGCACATCGTGCCCGCCTACACCTTTGGCAGCCAGCGCCAGTGCTGGAAGAACGGCGGCCGTGAACACTGCGTCGACGATGACCCGGTGTTCCGCGCCATGGAAGCCGACCTGTTCAACCTCTACCCGGCGGTGGGCGAGGTCAACGGCGACCGCAGCAACTTCAACTACGCCATGGTGAATGGCAATGCCGGGCAGTACGGCCAGTGCAGCACCAAGGTCGACTTCGTGCAGCGTGCCGCCGAACCGCGGGATGAAGTGAAAGGCCTGGTGGCGCGCACCACGTTCTACATGTACGACCGCTACAAGCTGAACATGTCGCGCCAGCAGCAGCAGGTGCTGATGGCCTGGGACCGGCAGTACCCGGTATCGGCCTGGGAGAAAGAACGTGATCGCCGCATTGCGGCGATCATGGGCCACGCCAACCCGTTCGTGACCGGCGAGCGCAAATGGACCGCCGACTACAAACCGCAAGGTAGCGGCGTGGTGCAAGCGGTAACGGCGAAGCCCGCCAAGGCCGAGGCCAAGCCGAGCCTGGCCGGCGGCGGGTCGGTGGGGTTGGTGCTTGGCAACCGCAACAGCCACGTTTATCACCTGGCCAGCGGCTGCCCGGGGTATGCTCAGGTCACCCCGAAGAACCAGGTCACCTTCGCCACCGAGGGTGAGGCGCAAGCGGCGGGCTACCGCAAGGCGGGCAACTGCCGGTAA
- a CDS encoding LysR family transcriptional regulator — protein MNLKALRCCVEIVRQGSFTKAAQHLHIAQPALSMAVTRLEEELGVTLFNRTTRKVILTAEGERFLPRIASALREMDVARQELRDMADLKRGEVRLGIPPMFGLHYVPGLMNAFRRLYPGIAMTVFEGSAEDIGQRLEQREIDLALLESRRVPPDKESILLGSDEMLACMHPDHPYADKAFLTAEDLRNTDMVVFDRTFVQRHLLDAFFAEHGITYQVALQSNFVSLVVQAALDNMGVATLLRSVQQRTPGIVGVPFRPAQLMSFRLCWRSGEYLSLASKRFIDFAAQSHYLER, from the coding sequence ATGAATCTCAAGGCATTGCGTTGCTGCGTCGAAATCGTTCGCCAAGGCAGCTTCACCAAAGCCGCGCAACACCTGCACATCGCCCAGCCGGCGCTGAGCATGGCGGTCACCCGCCTGGAAGAAGAACTGGGCGTGACCCTGTTCAACCGCACCACACGCAAAGTCATTCTCACCGCCGAAGGCGAGCGTTTCCTGCCGCGGATTGCCTCGGCCCTGCGTGAAATGGACGTGGCCCGCCAGGAACTGCGCGACATGGCCGACCTCAAGCGCGGCGAAGTCCGCCTGGGTATTCCACCCATGTTCGGCCTGCACTATGTGCCCGGGTTGATGAACGCCTTCCGTCGGCTTTACCCGGGCATCGCCATGACCGTATTCGAAGGCAGCGCCGAGGACATTGGTCAGCGCCTGGAACAGCGTGAAATCGACCTGGCGCTACTGGAGTCCAGGCGTGTCCCGCCAGACAAGGAATCGATCCTGCTGGGCAGCGACGAGATGCTGGCGTGCATGCACCCCGACCACCCGTATGCCGACAAGGCCTTCCTCACCGCCGAGGACCTGCGCAATACCGACATGGTGGTGTTCGACCGCACCTTCGTGCAGCGCCACCTGCTGGACGCGTTCTTTGCCGAGCACGGCATCACCTACCAGGTGGCACTGCAGAGCAACTTCGTCTCGCTGGTGGTGCAGGCCGCACTGGACAACATGGGCGTGGCCACCCTGCTGCGCTCGGTGCAGCAGCGCACGCCAGGCATTGTCGGCGTGCCGTTCCGGCCGGCGCAGCTGATGAGCTTCCGCCTGTGCTGGCGGTCGGGGGAATACCTGTCGCTGGCCAGCAAGCGATTCATCGACTTTGCAGCGCAGAGCCATTACCTGGAACGCTGA
- a CDS encoding acetolactate synthase large subunit — MAKAADVVVQCLENEGVEYVFGIPGEENLDLLESLRKSKIKLVLTRHEQSAGFMAATYGRLTGKTGVSLSTLGPGATNLVTASAYAYLGGMPMMMITGQKPIKKSKQGRFQIIDVCGMMDPITKYTHQFASADNIPARMREAFRLAEEEKPGAVHLELPEDIAAEQTDALPIPPSLHRRPLAEHVAIEAAVQKLQNARNPILVIGAGANRKMTAKVLKQLIDKTGIPFITTQMGKGVVDERHPRFLGNAALSSGDFVHRAIEAADLIVNIGHDVIEKPPFFMVRGGTEVIHINFRSAEVDAVYFPQVEVIGDIANAVWQIGEALSDTSHWDFTRLMAIREANEAQIAEGADDNRFPVYPQRLVADIRRVLPSEGIVALDNGIYKIWFARNYKAHKPNTVLLDNALATMGAGLPSAMAAHLVHPERPVISVCGDGGFMMNSQELETAVRLGMHITVVILRDDGYGMIRWKQANMGFTDFGLDYGNPDFVKYAEAYGANGHRVESADGLLPLLEHCIKTPGVHVIDCPVDYSENDRILNSELRERALAV; from the coding sequence ATGGCCAAGGCCGCCGATGTCGTTGTGCAATGCCTGGAAAACGAAGGTGTCGAGTATGTGTTCGGCATCCCCGGTGAGGAAAACCTCGACCTGCTGGAGTCCCTGCGCAAGTCGAAGATCAAACTGGTACTGACCCGTCACGAGCAGTCCGCAGGTTTCATGGCTGCCACTTACGGCCGCCTGACCGGCAAGACCGGCGTCAGCCTGTCCACTCTCGGCCCCGGCGCGACCAACCTGGTTACCGCCAGTGCCTATGCCTACCTGGGCGGCATGCCGATGATGATGATCACCGGCCAGAAGCCGATCAAGAAGTCCAAGCAGGGCCGTTTCCAGATCATCGACGTGTGCGGCATGATGGACCCCATCACCAAGTACACCCACCAGTTCGCCTCCGCCGACAATATCCCGGCCCGTATGCGCGAAGCGTTCCGCCTGGCTGAAGAAGAAAAGCCGGGTGCAGTGCATCTGGAACTGCCGGAAGACATCGCCGCCGAGCAGACCGACGCCCTGCCGATCCCGCCAAGCCTGCACCGCCGCCCGCTGGCTGAGCACGTGGCCATCGAGGCTGCCGTGCAGAAGCTGCAGAACGCGCGTAACCCGATCCTGGTGATCGGTGCCGGCGCCAACCGCAAGATGACCGCCAAGGTCCTCAAGCAACTGATCGACAAGACCGGCATCCCGTTCATCACCACGCAGATGGGTAAAGGTGTGGTCGACGAGCGCCACCCGCGCTTCCTCGGTAACGCTGCACTGTCGTCCGGCGACTTCGTCCACCGCGCAATCGAGGCCGCCGACCTGATCGTCAACATCGGCCACGACGTGATCGAGAAGCCGCCGTTCTTCATGGTCCGCGGCGGCACCGAAGTCATCCACATCAACTTCCGCTCTGCCGAAGTCGATGCCGTGTACTTCCCGCAGGTGGAAGTGATCGGTGACATTGCCAACGCCGTCTGGCAGATCGGCGAAGCGCTGAGCGACACCTCGCACTGGGACTTCACCCGCCTGATGGCCATCCGTGAAGCCAACGAAGCGCAGATTGCCGAAGGCGCCGACGACAACCGCTTCCCGGTCTACCCGCAGCGCCTGGTCGCCGACATCCGTCGCGTGCTGCCGTCCGAAGGCATCGTCGCCCTGGACAACGGCATCTACAAGATCTGGTTCGCCCGCAACTACAAGGCGCACAAGCCCAACACCGTGCTGCTGGACAACGCCCTGGCGACCATGGGCGCCGGCCTGCCATCGGCGATGGCAGCGCACCTGGTGCATCCGGAGCGCCCAGTGATCTCGGTGTGTGGCGACGGCGGCTTCATGATGAACAGCCAGGAGCTGGAAACGGCAGTACGCCTGGGCATGCACATCACCGTGGTGATCCTGCGTGATGACGGCTATGGCATGATCCGCTGGAAACAGGCCAACATGGGCTTCACCGATTTCGGCCTGGACTACGGCAACCCAGACTTCGTCAAGTACGCCGAAGCCTACGGTGCCAACGGCCACCGCGTGGAAAGCGCCGACGGCCTGCTGCCGCTGCTCGAGCACTGCATCAAGACCCCGGGCGTGCACGTGATCGATTGCCCGGTCGACTACAGCGAGAACGATCGCATCCTCAACAGCGAGCTGCGTGAGCGCGCGCTGGCGGTGTAA